A section of the Castanea sativa cultivar Marrone di Chiusa Pesio chromosome 12, ASM4071231v1 genome encodes:
- the LOC142619462 gene encoding uncharacterized protein LOC142619462 yields the protein MEQEIVESMQSLQLTKEEEEDITIANLGAHEKLEECSLSLFGRLLSDRQQNMCALKSTLRMAWKMGSDFRIVEVGNNILQFKFSSRYQMEWVEKSGPWNFDNNLLLLCRWRKGLTSANISFTHAPFWIQVWGLPFENMSEEVGREIGNRVGQTVEVDKRSWQDEQARFMRIKVDIPTNKPLRRGGHIANAEGDWSWITFKYERLPTFCFTCELMGHDNKHCQVNPDWQNATQYGEWLRAGSANKGSTDRMKHSTTKSHESMETENGQEKSQMEPVRFGISN from the coding sequence ATGGAGCAAGAAATTGTTGAAAGCATGCAGAGTCTACAACTaacaaaggaagaggaagaagatatcACTATTGCAAACTTGGGTGCACACGAGAAGCTTGAAGAATGTTCACTGAGCCTATTTGGGCGTCTACTATCAGATAGGCAACAAAATATGTGTGCTCTCAAGAGTACTTTGAGGATGGCATGGAAGATGGGCTCTGATTTTAGAATCGTGGAGGTTGGAAATAACATCCTTCAATTTAAATTCAGCTCAAGGTACCAAATGGAGTGGGTAGAAAAAAGTGGGCCTTGGAATTTTGACAACAATCTCCTTCTTCTTTGCCGATGGAGAAAGGGATTAACATCAGCCAACATCAGCTTCACTCATGCTCCATTTTGGATTCAGGTATGGGGCTTACCGTTTGAAAACATGTCTGAAGAAGTTGGAAGAGAGATTGGCAATAGAGTTGGccaaacggttgaggtggataaGCGGTCTTGGCAAGATGAACAGGCCAGGTTTATGAGAATAAAGGTAGATATACCCACTAATAAGCCCCTGAGAAGAGGAGGGCATATTGCTAATGCAGAAGGAGACTGGTCTTGGATCACTTTCAAGTATGAAAGATTACCTACATTCTGTTTTACTTGTGAACTTATGGGGCATGATAACAAGCACTGCCAAGTGAACCCAGATTGGCAAAATGCAACTCAATATGGAGAATGGCTTAGAGCAGGGAGTGCAAACAAGGGCAGTACAGACAGAATGAAACATTCAACAACCAAAAGCCATGAGTCCATGGAAACTGAGAATGGCCAGGAAAAGTCTCAGATGGAGCCGGTGAGATTTGGTATCTCCAACTAG